The stretch of DNA AGACCCGCCCGTACGGCCGTCTGGTCCTCGGCGATCAGGACGCGGATCGGTGGGTTCGGCGTCGACGGTGCCGGGGTCGTCGGCGCCGGGGTCGTCGGGGTCATCGGTGGTCTCCTTCGGGGGCGGGGCGGGGTGATCCCTCGACGGGGAGCGTCGCGAGGACCCGCCACAGCGCCGGAGCCCCGCCTTGTCCCGGGCCCCGTACGGGCCTCCCTTGTCCTGCGCCCGGCACAGGCCTCCCCTGTCCTGCGCCCGGCACGGGCCCCGCCTCGAAGGTGCCGCCGAGGAGCTCGACGCGCTCGCGCATGCCGATCAGACCCGCACCGGAACCCGGCGCCCGAGGGCCGGTGCGGACGTCGCCGTGGACGCTGGTGACCCTGATGGTGAGCGCGCGGGCGCCACGGGCCAGCGTGACCGTCACGGGGCCGGGGGAGGCGTGTTTCAGGGAGTTGGTGAGGGATTCCTGCACGATGCGGTAGGCCGCCAGCTCGACCGGTGTGGGCAGCACGTCCCCCGAGGGGCGGCTGTCGGCGAGGGTGAACGTCAGGCCGTCCGCACCGCCCCCCGCCTCGGCGGCGTGGGCGACGAGCGCGCCCAGCTCTTCGAGCCTGGGGACCGCCGCCGGGTGCTGATCGGCGGCCGGGTCACGGAGCAGTCCGATGAGCCTGCGCATCTCGGCCAGGCCGTCGACGCTGTTCTCGCGGATCACCCCCAGCGCCTCCCGTGAGGTGCCCGGATCGTCAAGGGAGAGCGCCGCGGTGGAGTGGATGGCGATGGCGGAGAGGTGGCCCGCCACCATGTCGTGCAACTCGCGCGCCATCCTGGCCCGTTCCGCCGCCACCGCCTGGGCGCGGTCCATCTCCGCGAGCAGCGCGGTCTGTTCGGCCCGCAGCCGGGCGGTGACCGCTTCCTCGCGGTGGTCGCGGAGCATCACGGCGGTGCAGGCAGGGGCGAAGCTGAGGAGAGCGATGAGGGCGCCGAGGAGGAGCCCCTGGGCATCGCGCAGCCAGGCCAGAAAGCCGAGGGCCGACATGACGGAGACCAGCCCGGTCAGCGCCGGCATCCTGCGGGCGGTCGCCGCGCTCCCGTAGAGCGTGACGGCGTACATCAGGTCGCTGAACATCACGTAGGTCGCGAGGCTGCCCTGGGTGAACTGGTCGGCGATCAGCATGACCGTACCCACCAGCGCCGCCGTGCGCGGCAGCGTACGCCGGCCCAGTTCCGCCACGGCCGTGACCGTCAACGGCACGAGCACCCACGCGCCCCCCAGGTACCTGCCGCCCTGGAACTCCAGGCCCACCGCCCACACCAGCAGCCCGCCGAGCAACCCCCCGACGGCGATCAGCACGTCGTCGCGGGGTGGGCGGGGGAGTCGCACGGCCATGCCCCCATCCAACACGCGGCCCCCGTGCTCGCGCCCGCCCCCGGAGGAGGAACCCCCGCTACATCAAAGGGTGCAGTCGGCTTTCGTCACTCATGAGGACGAGAGGGCGGGCGGGGGCGGAGAGGATCGGAGAGTACGCGCGGCCGGGACTGGGCCGGCACGGAACGGTGGGAGTGGTACCCGTGATCGTCACCCTGGTCATCGTCTGCGAGGTCGCCTTCTGGGTGCTGCTCGCGGCCGGACTCGCCCTCCGCTACGGGGCGCACCTGGACCGGGCGGGGGCGGCGGTCCTGCTGGTGGAGCCTCTGCTTGAGATCGTCCTCCTGGTGGTCACCGCGATCGACCTCAAGAACGGGGCCGAGCCCGACTGGAAGCACGGCCTGGCGGCGCTGTACATCGGCTACACCGTCGCCTACGGCCACTACACCGTGAAGTGGCTCGACGGGTACGCCGCACACCGCTTCGGCTCCGCCCCCGCGCCCGTGAAGCCGCCGAAGTACGGCATGGCGCGCGCCCGGCACGAGGGAAAGCTGTGGCTGCGGACGCTGCTGGCCGCGGCCGTCGCCTGCCTGCTGCTCCAACTCGCCATCCGGTACGTCGGCGACCCGGCCGCGGCGGATCCGCTCCGCGGCTGGCAGTTCACGGCCCTGCGCGTCACAGCCATCCACGGGGTGATCGCCCTGACCTACCTGGTGCTGCCCAAGCGGGGCCCGGGGAAGTCCGCCGAGGGACCGGGAGAGCTTCCCGAGGGGCCGGGGTCCGCGGGAGAACGGCGCCCCCGTCCCTTCCGGGAGCGCCGGGACGAGGAGCGGCCGGGGCCGCCGGTGACGAAGCGCTGAGGGGCGCCGCACCCCGGGGGGGGGAGCGGCAGGGCGCCGGGGCCGAGCGGCAGGGCCTCGGTGCCTCGCTCGCTTCCCAGAGGCACGCCGGGTGGTGGCTCCGCCGTCAGCGCTCCCCGCCCGGCACCCACAGCACGTCCCCGACTTCCTTGTTGGCGCTGCGGGCGAGGATGAACAGCAGGTCGGAGAGGCGGTTGAGGTAGGTCGCCGCCAGCGGGTTCATCACCTCGCCGTGCACCTCGTACGCCGCCCAGGTGGACCGCTCGGCGCGCCGTACGACGGTGCACGCCTGGTGCAGCAGGGCCGCCCCCGGTGTGCCGCCGGGGAGGATGAAGCTGCGCAGCTTCTCCACGTCTTTGAGGAAGCGGTCGCAGTCGGCCTCCAGCTTGTCGATGTAGGACTGCTCGATACGCAGCGGCGGGTACTCCGGGTTCTCCGTGACCGGGGTACACA from Streptomyces tsukubensis encodes:
- a CDS encoding sensor histidine kinase; this translates as MAVRLPRPPRDDVLIAVGGLLGGLLVWAVGLEFQGGRYLGGAWVLVPLTVTAVAELGRRTLPRTAALVGTVMLIADQFTQGSLATYVMFSDLMYAVTLYGSAATARRMPALTGLVSVMSALGFLAWLRDAQGLLLGALIALLSFAPACTAVMLRDHREEAVTARLRAEQTALLAEMDRAQAVAAERARMARELHDMVAGHLSAIAIHSTAALSLDDPGTSREALGVIRENSVDGLAEMRRLIGLLRDPAADQHPAAVPRLEELGALVAHAAEAGGGADGLTFTLADSRPSGDVLPTPVELAAYRIVQESLTNSLKHASPGPVTVTLARGARALTIRVTSVHGDVRTGPRAPGSGAGLIGMRERVELLGGTFEAGPVPGAGQGRPVPGAGQGRPVRGPGQGGAPALWRVLATLPVEGSPRPAPEGDHR
- a CDS encoding cob(I)yrinic acid a,c-diamide adenosyltransferase, translating into MVNLTRIYTRTGDQGTTALGDMSRTAKTDPRIAAYADANEANAALGVAIALGSLPEEITKVLVRVQNDLFDVGADLCTPVTENPEYPPLRIEQSYIDKLEADCDRFLKDVEKLRSFILPGGTPGAALLHQACTVVRRAERSTWAAYEVHGEVMNPLAATYLNRLSDLLFILARSANKEVGDVLWVPGGER